One region of Thunnus albacares chromosome 20, fThuAlb1.1, whole genome shotgun sequence genomic DNA includes:
- the pts gene encoding 6-pyruvoyl tetrahydrobiopterin synthase isoform X2: MAGSCVSDSAAERIGCITRVQSFSACHRLHSIHLSDEENKRVYGKCNNPNGHGHNYKVEVTVRGKIDRLTGMVMNLTDLKKCIEEVIMVPLDHKNLDKDVPYFASVVSTTENVAVYIWDNMVKALPPNLLYEIKIYETDKNVVIYRGE, translated from the exons ATGGCTGGATCCTGTGTGAGCGACAGCGCTGCGGAGCGCATCGGTTGCATCACTCGGGTGCAGAGCTTCAGCGCCTGCCACCGACTCCACAG CATTCACTTGAGCGATGAGGAGAATAAAAGAGTCTATGGAAAATGCAACAATCCCAACGGCCATGGACACAACTACAAAG TGGAGGTAACAGTGCGTGGAAAA ATCGATCGTCTCACTGGTATGGTTATGAACCTGACAGACTTGAAGAAGTGCATCGAG GAAGTCATCATGGTTCCACTGGACCATAAAAACCTGGATAAGGACGTCCCATACTTTGCCAGTGTTGTTAG CACAACTGAGAACGTGGCTGTTTACATATGGGACAACATGGTGAAGGCCCTCCCACCCAACCTGCTCTATGAGATTAAGATTTATGAGACAGATAAGAATGTTGTCATATATCGAGGAGAGTAG
- the LOC122971540 gene encoding glucagon-like peptide 2 receptor gives MPSLLPTWHKRTWATSSDTPLLLILFVIFNHQVTCSKLESLIAKRTEYKETCNKNLTRSEPLGTGIYCNGTFDTYVCWPHSSPGNVSVPCPSYLPWISENDTRMVHRECLENGTWRKEENSSAFWRDDSECKEDRFFKDEEEMYEMRRQRALRVISVIGYSLSLFSLTLATLLMGMLRKLHCTRNYIHMNLFVSFILRAIAVISKEIFLHIMYSNLPKDDPGWNSHSSSATALMCKFSRVAMEYFVTCNYFWLLVEAIFLHTLLFTAVLTKRCLLKKYMLLGWGAPVLFVTPWTVVKILYENKECWPNVNIGFWWIIKCPITLSVLVIFFIFIKILKLLLSKLKADLVKFTDYRYSLARATLVLIPLLGIHEVVFTVLTDDYCVEGSSRYARNFINLTLSSFHGFVVAVLYCFANGEVQTELKKHWQLFLFTHHFTVSSCFRGMVFKHLWRHTRGQCPQCSRQCESYDVGGASTMHPHLLQVAVHGGGGAFRIGELKGQGLKGCDATGLDFLARKSLSSSDGEMTLGETMEEILEESDF, from the exons ATGCCATCCCTGCTGCCGACCTGGCACAAGAGGACCTGGGCCACATCAAGTGACACACCTCTGCTCTTAATCCTCTTTGTTATCTTCAACCACCAG GTAACATGCTCAAAGCTTGAAAGTCTGATCGCTAAACGGACCGAATACAAGGAAACCTGCAACAAGAATCTGACAAGAAGTGAACCCCTAGGAACTG GGATCTACTGTAATGGAACATTTGACACTTATGTGTGCTGGCCCCATTCATCTCCTGGGAACGTGTCGGTCCCCTGTCCTTCTTACTTACCATGGATCAGCGaaa ACGACACCAGGATGGTGCACAGAGAATGCTTGGAAAATGGGACATGGCGAAAGGAGGAGAATTCTTCAGCGTTCTGGAGGGATGACTCTGAGTGTAAGGAGGACCGGTTCTTTAAAGATGAG gagGAAATGTATGAAATGCGTCGCCAGAGAGCCCTCAGGGTCATCTCTGTCATTGGCTATTCCCTCTCCCTGTTCTCCCTCACGCTGGCCACTCTCCTGATGGGCATGTTGAG GAAGCTCCACTGTACCAGGAACTACATCCACATGAATCTCTTTGTGTCGTTCATCCTGAGAGCCATAGCTGTCATTTCTAAGGAAATCTTCTTACACATCATGTATTCCAACCTACCCAAAGATGACCCTGGATGGAACTCTCACTCAAGCTCTGCG ACAGCGCTAATGTGCAAATTCTCCAGAGTGGCCATGGAGTACTTTGTGACCTGTAACTACTTCTGGCTCTTGGTGGAGGCCATTTTCCTTCACACGCTGCTCTTCACCGCTGTGTTGACCAAAAGATGTCTGCTGAAGAAATACATGCTGTTAGGATGGG GAGCACCTGTCTTGTTTGTGACACCATGGACAGTGGTAAAGATTTTATATGAAAACAAAGA ATGCTGGCCAAATGTAAACATAGGGTTCTGGTGGATCATAAAGTGCCCGATTACTTTATCAGTGCTG GTCATTTTCTTTATATTCATCAAGattctgaagctgctgctgtccaAGCTGAAAGCAGATCTGGTGAAATTTACTGACTACAGATACAG CTTGGCCAGAGCAACACTGGTACTGATTCCTCTGCTGGGAATCCATGAAGTGGTCTTCACTGTGCTGACAGATGACTACTGTGTGGAGGGCAGCAGTCGTTATGCCAGGAACTTCATCAACCTCACCCTCAGCTCTTTCCAC GGCTTCGTGGTTGCTGTGCTGTACTGTTTTGCTAATGGAgag GTCCAAACTGAATTGAAGAAGCACTGGCAGCTTTTCCTGTTCACCCACCACTTCACGGTCAGCAGCTGTTTTCGGGGCATGGTCTTTAAGCATCTGTGGAGGCACACTCGGGGGCAATGCCCACAGTGCTCTCGGCAGTGTGAATCCTATGACGTGGGTGGCGCCTCCACAATGCACCCGCACTTGCTTCAGGTGGCTGTACATGGTGGAGGTGGAGCATTTAGAATTGGAGAGCTTAAAGGTCAGGGGTTGAAGGGCTGTGACGCAACAGGGCTTGACTTTCTCGCCAGGAAGAGCCTGTCTAGTAGTGATGGGGAGATGACGCTTGGGGAGACCATGGAAGAGATTCTGGAGGAGAGTGACTTCTGA
- the pts gene encoding 6-pyruvoyl tetrahydrobiopterin synthase isoform X1, whose protein sequence is MAGSCVSDSAAERIGCITRVQSFSACHRLHSIHLSDEENKRVYGKCNNPNGHGHNYKVEVTVRGKVSIYQIDRLTGMVMNLTDLKKCIEEVIMVPLDHKNLDKDVPYFASVVSTTENVAVYIWDNMVKALPPNLLYEIKIYETDKNVVIYRGE, encoded by the exons ATGGCTGGATCCTGTGTGAGCGACAGCGCTGCGGAGCGCATCGGTTGCATCACTCGGGTGCAGAGCTTCAGCGCCTGCCACCGACTCCACAG CATTCACTTGAGCGATGAGGAGAATAAAAGAGTCTATGGAAAATGCAACAATCCCAACGGCCATGGACACAACTACAAAG TGGAGGTAACAGTGCGTGGAAAAGTGAGTATCTATCAG ATCGATCGTCTCACTGGTATGGTTATGAACCTGACAGACTTGAAGAAGTGCATCGAG GAAGTCATCATGGTTCCACTGGACCATAAAAACCTGGATAAGGACGTCCCATACTTTGCCAGTGTTGTTAG CACAACTGAGAACGTGGCTGTTTACATATGGGACAACATGGTGAAGGCCCTCCCACCCAACCTGCTCTATGAGATTAAGATTTATGAGACAGATAAGAATGTTGTCATATATCGAGGAGAGTAG